From a region of the Pongo abelii isolate AG06213 chromosome 9, NHGRI_mPonAbe1-v2.0_pri, whole genome shotgun sequence genome:
- the FAUP4 gene encoding putative ubiquitin-like protein FUBI-like protein ENSP00000310146 — MRGRRRAWRGAWRGGGAADLSLLCPQVTYMQLFIRARELHTLEVTGLKTVAQIKAHVASLEGLIPEDKVVLLAGSPLQDEATLGQCGVEALTTLEVVGRRLGVGKRKMDR, encoded by the exons ATGCGCGGACGGCGACGGGCGTGGCGAGGGGCGTGGCGAGGAGGTGGGGCTGCTGACCTCAGTCTTCTCTGTCCTCAAGTCACCTACATGCAGCTGTTTATCCGCGCCCGGGAGCTGCACACTCTTGAAGTGACCGGCCTAAAGACGGTTGCCCAGATCAAG GCCCATGTAGCATCCCTGGAGGGCCTCATCCCTGAAGATAAGGTCGTGCTTCTGGCAGGTTCCCCCTTACAGGATGAAGCCACCCTGGGTCAGTGTGGGGTGGAAGCCCTGACGACCCTGGAAGTGGTTGGCCGCAGGCTAGGAG TGGGAAAACGAAAGATGGATCGATAG